In Natator depressus isolate rNatDep1 chromosome 22, rNatDep2.hap1, whole genome shotgun sequence, the following proteins share a genomic window:
- the TAGLN gene encoding transgelin produces MANKGPSYGLSRDVQSKIERKYDDELEERLVEWIVAQCGAGVGRPERGRLGFQVWLKNGIVLSELVNSLYPEGSKPVKIPKPPPTMVFKQMEQVAQFLKAAEYYGVVKTDIFQTVDLFEGKDIAAVQRTVMALGSLAVTKNDGHYRGDPNWFMKKSQEHKRDFSDSQLKEGKNVIGLQMGTNKGASQAGMTGYGRPRQIIS; encoded by the exons ATGGCAAACAAGGGACCCTCCTACGGGCTGAGCAGGGATGTGCAGTCCAAGATCGAGAGGAAGTATGACGATGAACTGGAAGAGCGCCTGGTGGAGTGGATCGTGGCCCAGTGCGGGGCTGGCGTGGGACGCCCTGAACGTGGCAGACTGGGGTTCCAGGTCTGGCTGAAGAATGGCATA GTGCTGAGCGAGCTGGTGAACAGCCTGTACCCAGAAGGCTCAAAGCCTGTGAAAatccccaaacctcctcccaccATGGTCTTCAAACAGATGGAGCAGGTGGCCCAGTTCCTGAAGGCAGCTGAGTACTATGGTGTGGTGAAAACAGACATCTTCCAGACGGTCGACCTGTTTGAAG gcAAGGACATAGCGGCTGTGCAGAGAACAGTCATGGCCTTGGGCAGCCTGGCGGTCACAAAGAACGATGGACATTACCGCGGGGACCCCAACTGGTTTATGAA GAAATCGCAGGAGCACAAACGGGATTTCTCCGACAGCCAGCTGAAGGAAGGGAAGAATGTGATTGGCTTACAGATGGGCACCAACAAGGGGGCCTCGCAGGCTGGCATGACAGGCTATGGGCGGCCCCGGCAGATCATCAGTTAG